cgaaagatacgggtTCGAgggatccggcgcgctattttctacaacgagttcgattggagcacgccagccttgtgcacgcgccacatcttacATGACCTTTTTAAAGgaaactaggaagaaatgtacggaatcacccgcctctccataatctactatcccgtataaggatagtccacctgaaatccgtaccacctcagattcgtggggtgatgcctttaagcttatAGATAAATTCTCATTTCCAATTAGAGTACCACCAAAACTACAATTAcagttcaaaatatttcattaatggaaataaaacattaaCTAACCGAGGATTATAGCGACAAACTACGAAAGTTTTACCCGTGCAACGGCTCACTCCACAACCAATTTTGTAGGAATTAGCCCAAGCCATCTGTAATAAGATAGTAATTCAAAGATTCTAAGAGCATGacgataaaataatatttatttatttatttaattatttatttataatcgTGCATAGTtacaagagaagaaaaactaagaacCATTAGAAAACAAGAGCTCAGCGCAGCAGTCGCACTATCGATTATCATCGCATCGACTAGTGCTTttgtgcttttattttttcttcgttcttcgcctccaattttaattattcattttaattaattcattcattcattttcattttaattaattttaattattatttcaaaataaaacaatttatgTGCTAATACGACACTATAACCATTTGACAAATCTGAcataagatgaaaaaaaaacataacaaacCTGTATGAAGTTAAGAGgtgcatttctttttgtcgATAAAAATTCAGTGTACTGCATCTTAGCATTTATACCATTCGAAAGGATTTGTTTCCACCAACTTTTAATGGactaaattttctcttctttaacgaagaatttttttattaatttttaatttgcaaAGGAGAATTCTATGAACGTACTTCTTCTACCGCACTGAGTGGTGAAACTGTGTCCGATTGAACTACATAGGTATTTTCACCGGATTGTGGTCGTGTTGCTTCACCAGAACTCACGAGAGCACAAGTATCCGCATATTTTTGTGCTTCCGTCTCCAACGACTTGTCGTATTTCTGTAAGATGTTCGGTGAAACTTTGAAATACTGTAGCCATTAGGCTAATCTAAAATTTATCGTGTATCAGGAACGCTCTTGAGAAGAGAATTTCCTAACCTGGGGTGGAACTTTTCCTAACCTAACAGAATAAAATGTCATTAGAAGTAAAGTACTAAGTAAAGTAGTACGGAAAATTCAAGAAGAGAACGCAAAGGATCGTTCTTATCGCAGCAGCATGAAAGCAAAAGTAATTGTTATAAAATTTCCATCCTACTGAAACCCTCGGTCAACGCAACTCAGAAATGAGGGTTTTGAGAATTTCCAGGTTAAAGAGGGACTTATTCACTGGTTCACTGTTCCGTATAGGGAACCTAAAATTCCTATAATACCACCATACATGAATCGATTGGATTGAAAAACTTCGTAAGAGTTTCCTTTCGCCTACAAATGTGCACCTTTAAAACTCAATGAATTCGAGCCGCTCACCATCCTATACATGTTCTTGGCTGTTCCACAGTTcggttttccttcttttccattccTAACAGTTCCCTGTGCAAGTAACGAtctaaagaaatgaaatttcagagaaaaaatcgtAATTTCCAAACAGAAAATTAGTTACTGTGGAAATATTTAAAGGCGCATTACCACCCCACGTATCTGTGCTTCTAATGATCCGAAtaggttttcgacgaatcgcaagcggAGCGCAACGGTTGCGCATTGTAACAGAACTCGTCGTAGGAAACAGCGTTACGgggtttacactgatacagggatagatgaacggaatcaccctgttAGccacaatctgcgaccccgtataggccgGCATTATccggctgaaacccgtaccaccccaaatttcttagggtgatacctttaagaaaaaaaaaagtaaggcgCTTTACCACGTATAAGCATTGAAATTTCTCCAACGAACGttagatctttttttctttttgaaacagGCTATGTTATGTTGTGTTAAGTGGCTTCGAATTCTGTTAGAAATATTTTGCTCTCGTCTTCCATACGTTGTCACTttacagaaaaacaaaccatGCAGAATCCGTCAAAATTCAGAACTATGCGtataatttcagttttttttctctagactattttctttccaatgTTTTCACGTAGAATTTCTATTACCTGCGATAATTGTGCATAGTGACAATCTTGTCACGGATTTCATCCGTCATCAGTGTGCTTGAGCTGGTGGCCGTGGTTGTTTCAGCGGCAGCGGCTGTTGATGTAGTGGTAGGCATGACAGTGGTTTCTGATGTGGTGGACTCAGCAGCGGTTGTATCTGTTGGTCCAGCAGTTgctgaaaattattatttgtattcaaaaaagttattattatttatgtcaACGGAAATGTAATAATTATTCGTATTTTATacggaatttttcttctttgaacatTAGTGTTTGTacgatttctgcaaaatttgctTATTCGTTCAAAAAGTATCTTAGGGAGGTTGCAAAATTCGTACTGCAAAAATCATAAGAAGTTTTCGGGCGAAAAATATCGAATTCTATCAAAATTACACATTCGAACAATGGATCACTTCCCTTTCTGGAATCTTATATTGTTTGTAtgttcttaattgccgtaaaaaacggccccgaagatgcggAGCGTCCACAAGACTGAGGCGCTTCagtcgaattcgttgtagaaaatagcgcgccgggacgtttttttaacggcaatcagggagaaatggacggaatcacccttctctctccataatctacgacttcgtataggcataacccacctgaaatccgcatcacctcagattcgtggggtgacgcctttaatgATCATCTCtgcgattaaaaaaatgataatctCGATTGCGATTCGCAGCAAAAGGGAGCTCCGTCCAATAAAAGCTTTCTCTGCGATTCCAACCTATTTTTACAGCTTGAACTATGTTAGAATAAATCCAAACCGCAAATACCTCAAAATCAGTCATCGATTTCGAATTGAACGTTTGTTGGGGCAAAATGGGGGCAAAATGGAGGCAAAATGTTTTCAACCGGCCTAACGTGTCGCATACGCAGCGAAGGCGGACGCTGCTGCTGTTCTGTATGTGTCTGTGATGTTCGTTGACCGATAGCAAAGCCCCACATCGATATAATCTTTGGGCTGTCAGTGCCCGCCCACGCAGCGCGAGCAGAAGCGTCGCGTTAACGCGGTTGAACATCGAGGAGTTCTTGAAACGCCGCATTCATCATATGTTTCGTGGATTTCAAATAATACGATTAACTTCCTACTTAATTCTGTTAGGTCCGTGGCGCAAAGCCCAACCGGTTCATTTGGTGCAACATTACACTTCGATCCAGATATTGCTTTTTTGCATTGTGAGTCACTTGTGCATCCGGTAGAACCCTTCACAGGCCAGTAAAATGGCTCTCCTTTGACGGGGCTAAAATGAAGCGTTTATCTAAATTAAATAGAATAGTACAGAGAAATTATTGTTTGACTTTAGTTTACTGCTACGAATTTGGtcaaattatttatattattatatatttattaattttatttatatttgcttattttgaaCGAAAGATTACTTCATCCTTAGAACTTCAGCTTGCCTCATAATCCGCAAATGAATTAATTAACAGTTAATTAACATGAATTTGACAACTAAGAAGATTAGGAAAGCGAGAAAAAGATGCAAATTCTCGATTTCAgtttttaaaaggaaatgCTAACTGCAGATTTCAAGACATGTAATCAACATCATTAAACTGAGGAGTTATCTCCGAAATTACTAACAAAtgaaactgcaaaaattaaCAACTTACCTCTTTTCCTATTTTGCTTTCATTCGCTCAGAGATTTCAGAAATAAACATCAGGGACAGATGTGATCGATTTCAAATAAGAATTCAGCgcctttttcatatttttccagcaatttttttcttacctgcTACTGTACGCACAGGTGTATGCTGTCTTTTTTGCACCACAATGTGTCACTACACATCCGACCGAAATTGATTTGTTGTAAACAATCTGAATAATATCTAGATCGCGATCATTAATCGTCGTTCATAACTCCGAATACTGATTTTCGCCAGCGAGGTTTTTTCACTAACATTCTAATTATTTGTAGCAGATATCTTGCTACTGTGTCaagaaattgttcaaaaaatcttctgaaaGAGCCCAGAATTTCCCTGCTCATCTAAAGAATTGTTTTATCTTCCACAGAAAGATGGAGGTATGAGTCCAGCAAAACTTACTCTCACAAATGGAGCGGTATCCTCAACATCATAAATAGCAGTTTTTCTCTCGAATTCCGCCTCATATCTCGTTTCTGCCCACCCAGTCACCACTGTAGTTATATCTGCTTTTGCTTCATTATCGATTGGTGGATCTTGATGTGTACGTATTCTAGATGCAGGTTTTTACGGTAAAATGTGATAACATAGACGATCATATTATCATAATACATCACGTATTATCACTGAAAAACATATGCCCTGAAAATATGTATATAGTCGAATGAAAACGACTTGATGttcacttgcgtaagcggctgcgtccgaagcggcgcggtgaagcgtagcgttTTCGGATCGATGAGGCACCCCTGCTGGGAACACTTACCATTGCGCAGTCCGAGTGGACGTTAACGAGTGTCCCCCCAAGATTCAGGCTATTTTGGCCCCACTATATCATCACAATATCAAATCTGTTACCTTAATTCATGAAATAACTCACATTTTATAGTTTATAGAGTTTCCGGATACTTCGTTTGGAACGCTGCTCGTAGTAGGGCATCCCTTAGCGGCAGTCATTGCGGAAATTTCCAAATCACAATTATAAGTCTGAAACAACAAATCTACCTCAAATCACTAAAAAGATGAGAATATCTTTAAATATTCTAATCTTgacaaaattttcacaaaattttgtcaACCATTCAGTACGGAAACAAACGAAGATAATAACATGTTATTATAGTTAGTAGTCatagttcttttcatttcattcatttattccttcctaaaaatccaaaaaatcgaaaaaaaaatccctctcCACTTCAATACAATCAAGATTTGTATTCGAAAACtggatttctttcttgtttaccACCGTAACACAGTCCTTTTTTGTCGTAGTCTGCGCAAAAAAATTAGCTTTCACGAGCAGTTGTACAGGCGAACATAAGTCTAATTTATTACACTGTAAAAATTTCCCCTTACGATCCTTTTCCTTACAGATAACTCAAATCAAGAACAGCATAAGATCGTGCAtgataaatagataataataaaacaaaagtataataaataataaaataaataaataacaatagagTTTATTTTGAATAACCACTAGTAGTTAAATACGtagcttttcaaaaaaaaaaaaaatttaccagCCTACACATCACAACTATAACTTTccctatccttttttttttgttcaaatcttttcaaaaatctgaTCAACATTTCCATGTCGTTCATGTTCTTtcctttactctttttttttttcgtttatttctgtGCAAAAGAAGATGTGGGCACCCGACAATGGTTGTTCTGAAGTgtataaaatgatttttagcCGAGTTCAATGTACTATCAAGCATTTCGGAGAGATTTTAGACCTACAAACTGGAATAGACTCTTCGATCCGTATAAATTGTCCGCTCCACCATCATCTGTATTTCCCGCAGCAAGCGTTTTTCTCAATGTGTTCTGTTCGTTAAGGAACGCATATCGAACGGGATCATTGGCATCAGTCGGTTTACTTGAACAAACTGCAAAGTTTAGGTGTCAGTTTCAGAATCACATCTCAAAAGTATCTACATTGCCttcaattacaaaaaaaaacacttaattCATTATgaaattactatttattattgttactgttGTACATTATTGGTAATAGGGGTGTAGCGCTGTCTCAACGACAAAATCCTTAGTGATATACTTTAGAGATGCTTGATTCCAATTCTTTAATAAGGAAGTcacttgataaaaaaaaaaccaaaaatttcatatttttcccaacaaacaaaaaaatatcaggTAAAAACTTCTAATAATGTTacttagggcgggtgtagcacagTTGATAAGAGGTTTCGCAGCGATTTTACGGTTCCTCCTCATAGTTCGAGATCATCTCAGagccaaccaagtctttcatcccccAGGATCGATAAACttgtgccagacttgtctggattGATAAATAATTGAAGAATAAGTGGAAGTGGTTACGCCTCTTCAGCCAATTGATCATCATcacaattttctctctttatccCTCCTATTATTATGATTATAGCTTACTTATAATTCACTTGTAACATAAATCACACGGAGAAATTTTGAGGCGCAGCTCACGCTccatatgaataaatattggAGCTTCATGCCCGGTACAGGATGACTTTATCGGACCAGAATAAgcggaagaaaaattaggtgCCAAACGGAAGAAGGACGTGAATTGCCGCGAACGCGCCGCGTTCACTCGGCTGAACACATTCAACGCTATAGTATTCGCGTACCACCCAGATCCCCTTCATCGATTGCAACCCACATGGGGtaaaaggcagcataccacgaacctggggtggtgcggatttcaggtggagtatccgtatacgagggcaggtgtagtgtagcggttagaggttccgcttaccgcacaatcgatcggaggttcgaatccgccctagtgctcaccaagcctttcatccttccggagtcgataaattgggaccagacttgtctgggagggcaAAAACAcggacttgacacatcggctagcttccgcaagccattgtatgggctagttgcacgttcgtaaacctcaaacgattctgaattgaagtggggcgcatcccatgcggattgattaacgccagaaactttatccgtatacggggtcgtagattatggagacctgggtggttccgcccatccctgcctgaatcactgcaaacagccgcctccagaatgctgttttctacgacgccatctattgcagcgctccaccctttgcgccacctccgccctgcgattcgtcgaaaatcaattcggactgccccgataggcagtgagggacgctacgcgtgcaaaggtgccgcgctgcaatagaaggcatcgtagaAAGCGGCACTCAgggcggctgcttgcagtgattcacagagagatgagtggaaccacccaggtctccataatcttcctCTGCcccgtatatggatactctacctgaaatccgtgtcaccccagatttgtggtatgctgcctttaaggtatgGTCTGGAAGATAAAGAACGAAGGGACCACTAAATTGGTAGATTTGCAACATTGTTGCTGGTGCAGTAGTGCAGGCACACACCAGGATTTCTATGCAAATATCTTTAGGATGATTATGGAAAACCTCATCTTCATGTAGACAACTCTTAGTCATTAAGTGTTTAAACGATGGATCTAGAAAACGAACCTGCTTTTTGTTGTGCAGTTGCACCGTAAACACTCAGGagcacctttaaaaaaaatgcatcgaTCATAAAATTCTGGAACCAACAAAGTTATTTAACCTACCACCAAAAAGGTGAACATTGCGCCAAAAAAGTGTATGTCATGCCGTATGTCATGCCGCTTTTATGCGTTGTTCAGGATTTagataagcaaataaaattacGTGGAAAAAGTTGACAGTCACGCGCAAACAACGATGTTTTTCGGATAGAAGCTGATTTTCATGCCGTTACCATAAAACTGTCATAACGTATAACACGAAAGCTGTTTGCACTTTTACGAAGTGTGTTTTTGATAGATGATTGCCAGAGTCCGTAAAGAAATGatcctttcaaaaacaacaacagtttCCAGATATATCTATGGATCTAATAGCCGAATGACGGCTGAATTCacggtattttttctttgatttatttccattaaaaattaTAGGGAACTTGTTAGGGCTGAGCTGAAAGAATTAGAGCTGACATCGTGAGGACCATCAGAATATAACGAGATCCCATAAGGAATTTTGTGCTCACTTCCACTGAACAGGGATAGCGAAAACACACAGCTGTTGTATTGAGCAACAAGCGAACTCTACGGTACGAAGACCAGCCGCCCAAGAAAAAcgcataaaggataaagtgtctggcgctaatcaatccgcttggaacccgccaccacgttcacttcagaatcgtttgacgtTCACAGACGTGTAACTGGGCTATACAACGGCCTGCGGGGCCTAGCCGCTGTGTCAAATCAGTATCTTTAATCTCcaagacataacgtgcccggtggatatgccggcggatatgcgagcatacctcgaagaggtcacgctccagtcgttcatgaagacgcagacaaccgtcttagatgttcttctagccacaaaGCTAAGAGGGGTTCAACAACAAACGCCCAGTGattgccggcggatacgcgaacatgaAAACTCGCGGAGTCctccacagagacgcagaaaactgcgcagttacaaggaaatatgtaaagaagagtggtgtgagctgtcgaaatgaccgaataagtcaaagaataatagcgttagatagaagtacatgggattttgtatggtgttctaataaagaaaggcagTGAGTCTGTCTTTAtttcaccttcagaaagtctagaaatcttacgaaatttgaactctttttcttcctgtaggttccaagaagtcagagatacagaaggtccctctgtccagaaataaattaggctacaaaaaggcttgggagttacaggatagcgataattctcattactgttacttttgaaatctggaatgttccgttctAACGAAAActtttatgcacgtaatttgaagctattagatacatccttatctcatatttcacgtgaggatttctcttgcttctggtacgattactaaattgagatcacttcacttcacaaaattgcagtgaatgtgtctgattctccagaacaatttagtggatagtgaattataccctagccggtgatgcagcgtatgattagcggtaggtaagcagagttaGCTATTTGGGTGCTAAcgagtgaatctctttaggacacacACCATCGCTAGTTGCTCTGaagaggcatgaccggggcatgttcgaaattccgccgggacctctttacacgcaccctgACACAAGATATAACGAGGAAAATATCATAACAGATTGAccatttctaattattttatttttctaatttcttctaaTAGCTTAGACAGCTCTGTGATGAACATATGACAGCTTTTTCGTGGATATTTCGTACATTCCACATGTTCGCTTATTTTGAAGTCATACACccaaaatatacaaaaatattGCCTAAAAGGCATTGAAAGAATATGTCATAGGAAATTTCAAGACCTCACAAAACATTGtagaattcaaaattcttcatATTTCCCCATCCATGGAAGTCTGATCATCTTAGTATCCTATAATGAGATCCCataaggaataaaataattagataaaataaaatagattgaatgcagaaattttttgacAACAACCAGAGATAAAGATATTCAAAggtatttaaaattattattatttgtccGGAGATGTGCAAGAGATTTAACAAGAGATTAAGATATTCGTAAATTTTATATcctaaaaactgaaaataaccCTCATGAAATCTTCATGGCTCGCCTTCTcgtttctctcttctcttttcattattttaatgGTACAATGTTTTCTCCATAGTCGTTTACTGTAGCTACAGTAATACATTGCATCACAGTGGTATCTTAAGCAACGTGCAAACTTCTATTGTGACTCTTATCTCTCAAAATTTGCCAGTAACGAAAATCAAAGTATTTTCTCTGTGAGGGTTCATAAAGTTTATCTTTTCTTAAATTACCTAAAAACATCTCACCTGACTATCAGTTCTCTGCTTGTTTTGTGGTTCAGTTTAAAAGCCAAAcatcaaaattaataaaaacaaagctgCTTAAGAAAGTTTCTTCATCTCatcataaaatttcaaagtacAGCAACAGAGTTTATCTCGTTTTGCCGACGTTTTTTCACATCCAAGTAGGGAGACGCCTTCGTCTCCTATacagttcaattttttctacaagaatatcccAGTAACAAAAGATtaccattttatttgttagatTCGCAGGAGAAGCCAACCTGGTATTCGAACTCGTGACAGCCGCCCATTTAGAGCCTAGTACTCCAGAACTGAGTTAACATACCGtatgtaaacaaaacaacGCTTTTTTGAGGGGTATTACCGAATCCCccttttctgaaaattatcTACATAGTCCACATATTTGCCGGTTAGCGCAGTCGGAGCACAACACAAGGAACAGGAACAAGAGGAGCAGGAGCCCattttttcacactatttttaGAAGCTGgagcaggtgtagcgcagtcgccAAAAGGTTACGCTGTCTGCATGATCGatgggaggttcgaatccgataaattggtaccagacttgtctaagagagaaaaaacgctgacttgatacatcggctagcccccacaagtcattgtgaagaccagttacacgttcgtgaacctcaaacgattctgg
The Necator americanus strain Aroian chromosome I, whole genome shotgun sequence genome window above contains:
- a CDS encoding hypothetical protein (NECATOR_CHRI.G3957.T1) gives rise to the protein MFTFLVVLLSVYGATAQQKAVCSSKPTDANDPVRYAFLNEQNTLRKTLAAGNTDDGGADNLYGSKSLFQFTYNCDLEISAMTAAKGCPTTSSVPNEVSGNSINYKIIRTHQDPPIDNEAKADITTVVTGWAETRYEAEFERKTAIYDVEDTAPFVRIVYNKSISVGCVVTHCGAKKTAYTCAYSSSPVKGEPFYWPVKGSTGCTSDSQCKKAISGSKCNVAPNEPVGLCATDLTELTTAGPTDTTAAESTTSETTVMPTTTSTAAAAETTTATSSSTLMTDEIRDKIVTMHNYRRSLLAQGTVRNGKEGKPNCGTAKNMYRMKYDKSLETEAQKYADTCALVSSGEATRPQSGENTYVVQSDTVSPLSAVEESIKSWWKQILSNGINAKMQYTEFLSTKRNAPLNFIQMAWANSYKIGCGVSRCTGKTFVVCRYNPRGNVLNEYIYNVGSICASCPNSCTDSLCDSPAN